The Deferribacter autotrophicus genomic sequence CAATGATTTAAGAGGTCTCTTATTGGAACCTCTGATTACTCTTCCTCTTCTTCCATTATCAAAAAGAGCATCAACTGCTTCTTGAAGCATCCTTTTTTCATTTCTGATAATTATCTCGGGAGCATTAAGCTCCATCAATTTCTTCAATCTATTATTTCTGTTTATTACTCTTCTATAAAGATCATTCAAATCACTTGTTGCAAACCTACCACCATCTAGGGGAACAAGTGGTCTCAATTCTGGTGGAATTACAGGAATTACATCCAGAATCATCCATTCTGGTTTATTTCCACTTTTCCTGAACCCTTCTATAACCCTTAATCTTTTTGCAATCTTAAGCTTTTTCTGCTGACTACCTGTTTCATGAAGCTCTTTTTTAAGCTCCATAATCAGGATATCTAAGTCCACTTTCTTTAGAAGTTCCTTAATAGCTTCTGCGCCCATTTTAGCCACAAAGGCGTTTGGACCATATTCCTCAACCAGTTTACGATATCTCTCTTCACTCAAAATTTCTTTTTCTTTCAGCGTAGTATTCTTAGGATCAATCACAATGTAAGATTCAAAATAGAGAACCCTTTCAATATCTTTAATATTAAGATCAAGAATAGACCCAATTCTACTTGGAGACCCTTTAAAAAACCAAATATGAGCAACAGGAGTGGCAAGCTCAATATGCCCCATTCTCTCACGTCTTACTTTTGACTGAATAACCTCTACACCACACTTTTCACAAACAATCCCTCTGTGTTTCATTCTTTTATATTTACCGCACAAACACTCCCAGTCCTTAACAGGTCCAAAAATCTTCGCACAAAATAGCCCGTCTCTTTCTGGTTTAAATGTTCTATAATTAATGGTCTCAGGTTTTGTAACTTCACCTGAAGACCAACTCCTGATTTTTTCAGGTGATGCTATTCTTACCCTAATAGCATCAAATTCTATAGGGCCTTTTTCAATTTCAAAAGGGTTTACTCTTTTAACAGCCACTTAGCCCTCCACAAATCTTATTCATTACTTTCTTTTTCAAGGTCTTCACTCTTAATTAGTTCCACATCAAGAGCAAGCCCCTGTAATTCTTTTATAAGCACATTAAATGATTCAGGTAAACCAGGTTTATATGAATAATTACCATTAACTATAGCTTCATAAACCTTAGTTCTACCTTCCACATCATCAGATTTAACTGTTAACATTTCTTGTAACAAGTATGCAGCACCATAACCTTCAAGTGCCCATACCTCCATCTCACCAAGCCTTTGACCACCAAACTGTGCTTTACCACCCAATGGTTGTTGTGTTACGAGGGAGTATGGACCAGTTGATCTCGCATGTATTTTTGTCTCAACCAAATGGTGAAGTTTAAGCATATACATTACACCTACAGTCACTTCCTGATCAAATGGTTCTCCAGTTCTTCCATCATAAAGCACTGTTTGTCCATCTTCTTGCAATCCAGCTTTTCTAAGCATCTCTTTTATATCACTCTCTTTAGCACCATCAAAAACTGGTGTTGCTATGTATAATCCCAATGCTTTTGCAGCTATACCAAGATGTGTTTCAAGTATCTGCCCAACGTTCATACGAGATGGAACACCAAGTGGGTTAAGCACTATGTCAACAGGAGTACCATCAGGAAGATATGGCATATCTTCTTCAGGCAGTATTCTTGAAATAACACCCTTGTTACCATGGCGACCAGCCATTTTGTCGCCCACCATTAGTTTCCTTTTTATCGCCACATATACTCTCACCTGCTTTAATACACCAGCAGGAAGTTCATCACCTTTTTCTATCTTCTTCTTCCTATCTTTAAATTTCTCTTCAGCCCTTTTGATTCTATCGAAGTAAATTAAATTTAACTGAGATAACTTTTCATCAAACTCCGCCTTATTCTCTATTGGGAGCATACTCAGTGATGTATAATCAAGGCTTTTTAAAATATCTTCAGTTAATATAGTTCCTTCTTTTAGGGTAATATCATCACCCACAAAATCTTCTATAAGTTTTTTACCTGTAAGAAGCTTAATTATCTTTTGTTTTCTTCCTTCCTCAATAATTGCAACTTCTTGCTCGTAATCTCTCTTAATTGCTTCATACTCAGATGATTCTATTAACTCTGTTCTCTCATCCTTTTCAACGCCTCTTCTTGTCAATACTTGCACATCTATAACAGTACCCCTTATACCAGGTGGCACCCTCAATGACGCATCTTTTACATCACCAGCTTTTTCCCCAAAAATTGCCCTCAACAACTTCTCTTCTGGAGTAGTCTGTGACTCGCCTTTTGGTGTTACTTTACCTACAAGTATATCACCTTCTTTTACATATGCACCAATTCTGATGATACCACTTTCATCCAAATCTTTGAGAGCTTCATCACTTACATTTGGTATGTCTCGTGTAATTTCCTCAGGTCCAAGCTTTGTATCTCTTGCTTCTATCTCAAAAATTTCCACATGAATTGATGTAAATGCATCTTCTTTAACAAGTCTTTCATTGACAAGAATAGAGTCCTCATAGTTGTAACCCATCCAAGGCATGAACGCTACAACAACGTTTCTACCTAAAGCTAAATCCCCTCTATCAGTAGCTGGACCATCAGCAATTACTTGTCCTTTATCAACATACTGACCTTTCTTAACTATAGGCTTGTAATTTATACATGTATCCTGGTTGGATCTTTTATACTTAATAAGTTCATATGTATCTATTCCAAAATCATTATCACCTTTCTCATATCGTATAACAATTTTTCTTGCGTCAACATACTCCACAATACCAGCATTTTTAGCAACAACAACAGCCCCAGAGTCCACGGCAACTTTTCTTTCCATTCCAGTACCTACTATTGGAGCATCTGTCCTAACGAGAGGAACAGCTTGACGTTGCATGTTAGAACCCATCAATGCCCTGTTCGCATCGTCATGTTCAAGGAATGGTATAAGCGAACTTGATACAGAAACAATCTGCATAGGGGCAACGTCCATATACTGAATACTACTTGCAGGTACTGTTACAAACTCACCTTTATGTCTTGCAGCTACATACTCCCTAACAAAGGTACCATCTTCATTTAATGGGGCATTAGCTTGCGCAATATAATATTCCTCTTCTTCTATAGCAGATAGATACACAACCTCATCAGTAACTTTTCCATCCACAACTTTTCTATATGGAGTTTCTATAAAACCAAACTCATTAACCCTTGCATAAGTAGTCAATGAAGTGATGAGACCAATGTTTGGACCTTCAGGTGTTTCAATTGGACATATTCTACCATAATGTGATGTATGTACGTCCCTTACTTCAAACCCTGCTCTCTCTCTATTTAAACCACCAGGACCCAAAGCAGACAATCTTCTCTTATGTGTAATTTCACTAAGTGGGTTTGTTTGATCCATAAATTGAGAAAGCTGATAACTTCCAAAAAATTCCTTTATGGTAGCTGAGAGAGGTTTTGCGTTGAGAAGATCTTGTGGAGTAAGTTCATCCACATCCTGAATACTCATCCTCTCTCTTACAGTTTTCTCCATTCTAGTTAAACCGATTCTGATAAAATTCTGCAACTGTTCTCCAACAGCTCTAACCCTTCTATGTCCTAAATGATCGATATCATCTATCGTATCGAGCCCTCTACGGATCTTATCAAGAGTTTTAACAGTTTCCAAAATATCTTCTTTCGTTAAAACCGTATGCTCTAAAGGTAAATCTAAACCTAATCTTTTATTTATTTTGAGCCTTCCAACTTTTGATAAATCATACCTTTTCGGATTAAAGAAGAGATTCTCGAAAAATGCTTCAGCAGTTTCTATGGATGCAGGCTCACCGGGCCTCATTTTCTTATAAATTTCAAGAAGAGCCTCTTCTCTATTAGAAGTTTTATCTATTTCAAGAATATCACGAATTACAGAGTCATATGTACTTCTATCAATATAAAGTGTTTCGAATTCATTGATACCTTCAGCTTTTATTTGATCCAGAAGCTCCTCTGTTATCTTTTGGTTTACTTCTGCAATAATTTCACCATCTTCATTTATAATATCTTCAGCAATAAAGGTATCAGAAATGTCATCAAAAGTAACTGGGATAAATTTAATCCCAGCATTCACTAATCTTCTTCTTGCAGCTTTTGTTATTTTGTGATTTGCTTTAACTATTATCTCGCCAAATTCATCTTTAATATCTAATGAGAATCTCCTCCCTAACACTTTCTCAGGGTCAAATTCTATAAACATCCCCTCATCATTAATAAATACTTTTTCAGTTTCATAAAAAGCTTCAAGAATATCTTTATCAGTATACCCTAGAGCCTTTAACAGAGTAGTAACAATAATCTTTCTCTTTTTATCAATTCTAACATGCATTACATCTTTATTATCAAATTCAAAATCTATCCATGAACCTCTATAAGGAATTATTCTCGCACTGTATAAATGTTTTTCAACAACACTTTTATCTGCAGTTGTATCCTCAAAGAATATACCAGGAGACCTATGTAATTGATTAACAATTACTCTTTCAACTCCATTTATAACAAATGTTCCCCTTTCAGTCATAAGAGGAATATCACACAAATAAACATCAGATTCTTTTGCTGAAACTACGAATTTCTCACCTGTATTCTCATCTATATCATAATTAACAAGTCTTACCCTAACTTTTAAAGGTGCAGCATAAGTTGTATTTCTATCTAAAGCTTCCCTAGGAGTATACTTTGGACTCTCAATGGAATAACTCACATATTCAAGCACAGACATCTCATTAAAGTCAGTAATAGGGAAAACCTCTTTAAAAACAGCCTCAAGTCCTTTATCTTCACGCTCACTAGGATCTTTATCCATCTGTAAAAATTCAGCATACGATTTTTTTTGTACTTCTAAAAGGTCAGGTACTTCTAAAACCTTTTTAATTTTTGAAAAATTAAACCTCTCTATAGGTTTAATGATATTTTCCATATTTTTCACCTACCGGAACAGTTTATTGTTGATAAAAAAAGGGGCATTACGCCCCCTAAAGTTTTTAAGAAAGTATTATTACTTGATTTCAACAGTTGCGCCAGCTTCTTCAAGCTTAGTTTTGATTTGCTCTGCTTCTTCTTTAGAAACGCCTTCTTTAACTGGTTTTGGTGCACCATCAACAAGAGCTTTAGCTTCTTTAAGACCAAGACCTGTAATCTCTCTAACAACTTTGATAACTTGCACTTTCTTATCTCCAGCACTTTGAAGAATTACATCAAATTCTGTCTTTTCTTCAGCAGCTGCTTCAGCACCACCAGCTGCACCTGGTACACCTGCAACCATTGCAACAGGTGCTGCAGCAGAAACACCAAATTTCTCTTCAAGCTCTTTTACAAACTCAGCCAATTCCAAAACAGACATATTTTCAATAAATTCAATTACTTGTTCCTTTGTAATAGACATATCAGAGCCTCCATTTAATTATTTTCTTTTTTTTCTTTAATTGCATTAAGCACATTAAGCAGGCTTCTTGGAATATTGGCAAGAAGCGATACAAAGTTTCTTGCTGGAGCAGACATACTTCCGAGCATTTTTGCAAGAAGTTCTTCTCTGCTTGGAATATCAGCAAGAGCAATCACTTCCTCTTTACTTAAAGCCTGACCGTCAATATAGCCACCCTTTATTTCGAAACTTTTGAACTCTTTATCAAATTTTTTAAACTCTTTTGCCGCAGTGGTAGGTTCATCAAAAATTATAGCTACTGCTGTTTGGTCCACCAGCAGAGCATCAAGATTTTCTATATTATTATTTTTTAAAGCAATCTTTAAAAGTCTATTTTTAACGACTCTAAAGTCGTTTCCCTGTACTTTAAGGGCCTGTCTTATAGTATTAAGCTCATTATAAGTAAGCCCTTTATAATTAGCTAAATAAAGTGCATTTGCTTTAGAAACCTTCTCAGTTAAATCATTGACAAGTGCTATTTTGTCACTTTTTTTCAATTTTAGCCTCCTAATTAACTCCGGCTGAATCTATACAAACCGGTTTCCGCAGGATTTACAGCATACGCTACCTGCTTCTTCAACCAGAGTTTTTTCATATTTAGAGCTCGTTCACTACCTTTTGATGATCTACTTTTATACCAGGGCCCATTGTAGTAGAAATATACATTCCTCTTACATATTGCCCTTTAGCTGATGCAGGTTTTGCTTTAATAAGAGAATCCATAAGTGTGATAATATTTTCCAACAACTTTTCAGTGTCAAAACTTTTTTTACCAACAGGTGCATGAACAATACCTGCTTTATCAACACGATACTCAATCATACCTGCTTTTAATTGCTGAACAATTTCTTTTACATTATTTGTAACAGTTCCTATTTTTGGGTTTGGCATCAAACCCCTTGGACCAAGAATTCTACCCAACTTACCTACCACTGGCATCATATCTGGGGTGGCTACGGCTTTGTCAAAATCAAGCCAGCCTTCCTGAATCTTCTTTGCAAGATCTTCATCACCTACAAAGTCTGCTCCTGCTTCTTCCGCTTCTTTTGCCTTTTCACCTTTGGCAAAAACCAACACTTTTACCTGCTTACCTGTGCCATGAGGTAAACTAACAGATCCTCTCACCATTTGATCAGCATGGCGAGGATCTACCCCAAGTTTTACTGCCACATCAACAGTTTCATCAAAATTTGCAAAAGCAATTTTTTTGGCGAGGTCTATAGCCTCTCGCAGATCGTATGCTTTATCTTTATCGACCTGCTTCAATGCTTCTAAATATTTTTTACCTCTTCTTGGCATATCTATTCACTCCTTAACTTTATAATTCAGTTTCAACACCCATACTTCTTGCAGAACCTGCAACAATTTTCATTGCCTTTTCAATATCTTTTGTATTCAAGTCAGGCAGTTTAATCTCAGCAATTTTTCTGAGCTGTTCCTTTGTAAGCTTACCAATCTTATCTCTTTTTGGGTTACTTGAACCCTTTTCTACTTTTAACTCTTTTTTAATAAGCTCTGATACAGGTGGTGTTTTAGTTATAAAGGTAAAGCTTCTATCCTCATATACGGTGATAATAACAGGAACAGTTACATCACCCATATTTTGAGTAGCAGCATTAAATGCTTTACAAAATTCCATAATATTAACACCACGCTGACCCAAAGCAGGACCTACAGGTGGTGATGGATTTGCTTTGCCTGCAGGTATCTGTAACTTAATTTGTCCTAACACTTTTTTTGCCATCTATTCCTCCAATACTAACCGATTCTTTTAACCTGTAAGAAATCCAGTTCAATAGGTGTTTGCCTACCAAAGATACTAACAATAACCTTAACTTTTTCTTTCTCTGGATTAACCTCTTCAATTACCCCTGTAAAGCCCTGGAATGGCCCATCAATAACTTCAACTTTATCACCTTTAATAAATTTAGATGCAAGCCTTGGAGCTTGGGCTTTCACAAGGTCAAGCATTGCTTTCACATCCTGTTCTGGGATAGGAACAGGATTTATACCTCCAACAAACCCCGTAACTTTTGGAACACTTTTAACAATGTGCCAGTTTTTTGTATTCATCTCCATATGAACAAGAATATAACCAGGAAAAGTCCTCTTCTTACTTACTTTTTTCTTACCCTTCTTAAGCTCAATTACATCTTCAGTAGGGATCAACACTTCATCTATTTGATCTTCAATACCTAGATTTTTTACCTTTTCCTCAAGAAGCTGTTTTACTCTTTTCTCAAACCCGGAATACGTATGCACTACATACCATTGCTTAGCCATAACTTACCCTACAATCATTTTTACTATTTTAGAAAGAGCCACATCTACAACACCCAAAAACGCAGACACAAGAATCACCATAACAACAACCACTACTGTTATCTGTATAGTTTCATTCTTCGTAGGCCAAACTACCTTCTTAAGCTCCTCTTTTACCTCTTGAATAAATTTTTTAAGCTTTTCCACTTTTATACCTCTTAAGAAAATGGCAGGCCAGGAGGGACTCGAACCCCCAGCCCCCGGTTTTGGAGACCGGTGCTCTGCCAATTGAGCTACTGGCCTGCTCTATTTAGTTTCTTTATGCAGAGTATGTTTACGACAGTGTTTACAATATTTTTTTAATTCGAGTTTTCCCTGCATTGTTTTCTTATTTTTTGTTGTAGTATAATTTCTATTTTTGCACTCAGTACAAGCGAGCGTTATAATTTCTCTCATAACTGTTTAACCTCTATTCAATAATTTCAGTAACAACACCAGCACCTACTGTCCTACCACCTTCACGAATAGCAAATCTCAACCCTTGCTCCATCGCGATTGGCTGGATCAACTCTACCTCACAGCTGATGTTGTCCCCTGGCATTACCATCTCTACGCCCTCTGGCAATGTAATCACACCTGTAACGTCTGTTGTCCTAAAGTAGAACTGTGGTCTGTATCCACTGAAAAATGGGGTATGACGTCCACCTTCTTCCTTAGTCAATATATACGCCTCACACTTAAACTTCCTGTGTGGTGTTATACTACCTGGCTCAGCCAATACCTGACCACGCTCAACCTCATCCTTCTTAATACCTCTCAATAACACACCAATGTTATCTCCAGCTACACCCTCATCCAAAATCTTACGGAACATCTCTACACCAGTAACTACTGTCTTCTGAGTCTCTCTCAATCCTACGATCTCTACTTCGTCTCCTACTTTAACTTTACCTCTCTCTACTCTACCTGTTACAACTGTACCCCTACCTGAAATACTAAATACGTCCTCTATTGGCATCAAGAATGGCTTATCTATATCTCTCTCTGGCAATGGAATATACTCATCCATAGCTTTTATTAAATCCCAGATAGGCTGTGCCCACTTCTCATCTTCTGGATTCTCCAACGCTTTCAATGCACTACCTTTAATTACTGGCACTTCATCACCTGGGAACTCATAAGTGCTAAGTAAATCTCTAACCTCAAGCTCTACTAACTCAAGCAATTCCTCATCATCTACCATATCTACTTTGTTCATAAATACTACAATATATGGAACACCTACCTGTCTAGCCAAAAGAATATGTTCTCTTGTCTGAGGCATTGGACCATCTGCTGCACTCACTACCAAGATAGCACCATCCATCTGTGCAGCACCAGTAATCATGTTCTTTACGTAGTCAGCGTGACCAGGACAGTCTACGTGTGCATAGTGTCTTGTCTCACTCTCATACTCTACGTGAGCTGTCGCAATTGTAATACCTCTTTCTCTCTCCTCTGGAGCCTTATCAATATTATCATAATCTGTAAACTCTGCAAAACCTTTAGTAGACAACACTCTTGTAATCGCTGCTGTCAATGTCGTCTTACCATGGTCTACGTGACCTATTGTACCTACGTTTACGTGAGGTTTCTTCCTCTCGAACTTTGCCTTTGCCATAGTTCTCCCTCCAGCGTCTTTAAAAAAGCCCACGACCGGAATCGAACCGGTGACCTCGTCCTTACCAAGGACGCGCTCTAACCGACTGAGCCACGTGGGCACCCATATACAAAAAAATCAGGCGAAGACACTGCGCACTTCGCCCTCTTTATTCCATATTTAAAAAAGCGGGCGACGGGATTTGAACCCGCGACCCTCAGCTTGGAAGGCTGATGCTCTAGCCAGCTGAGCTACACCCGCTTTACATGGGGAGAGGAGGATTCGAACCTCCGAAGGCAAACGCCAGCAGATTTACAGTCTGCCCCCTTTGGCCGCTTGGGTATCTCCCCTTTCCAGAAAAGCTGGCGAAGGGACTTGAACCCCCAACCTGCTGATTACAAGTCAGCTGCTCTACCGATTGAGCTACGCCAGCTTATTTTTTTTAGCGGATGTGGATACTATAAAAAAAAGAATATCTTGTCAAGTACTTTTATATAATTTTATAAAAATTTTTATAAAATTGATAAATCAAAACATTTTACTAGATACCAACAATTCAACCTCTCATTAAATTCAATAAATTTAAGGCATCACAAATTTATGCTCCTTAAGTCTGACAGAAAACACCGGACATGGTGATTTTCTTACTACTTTCTCCGCAGTGGATCCAAATAACACATGCTCAAGACCTGACCTTCCATGTGTTCCTATTACAATCATGTCAAACTTATTCTCTTTAGCTTCATTTATTATCTCTAAAAATGGTGTACCTTTCGCAAATTTAGTACTGTATTTTATCTCATTTAAAGCCGAAAAATCATCAATTAGTTTGTCCATCTCTTTCTTAGCAGCTTCCTCAAGTTCTTTATCAAAGTTTTGAAAAGTCACTTGTGGAAGATAAAACGCTACAATCTGGGTTTCATCAAAAATCACATGGAAAATCTCAAGCTCAGCATCAAAAACCCTTGCAAAATCAATGGCATATCTTAATGCAAATCTTGAGGTTTCAGAAAAATCAACCGGACATAAGATTTTTTTAATATCCACCATAAAAACACCTCTCTAACTATTTTAATAAAATTATAGCATATAAAATCAAATCATCAAATAAATACCTCACTTAAAAAAATATCTACGTATTAAAAATTTTACAATCTTACTTTATCTTGGTTGATTTGTGGGTCTGATTAAAATTTCATTTAAGCTGACACTTGCTGGTTGCTTTAATGCAAACAGTATGGTCTCAGCTACAACCTCAGGTTTTAACATATCTACGCTTT encodes the following:
- the rpoB gene encoding DNA-directed RNA polymerase subunit beta; translated protein: MENIIKPIERFNFSKIKKVLEVPDLLEVQKKSYAEFLQMDKDPSEREDKGLEAVFKEVFPITDFNEMSVLEYVSYSIESPKYTPREALDRNTTYAAPLKVRVRLVNYDIDENTGEKFVVSAKESDVYLCDIPLMTERGTFVINGVERVIVNQLHRSPGIFFEDTTADKSVVEKHLYSARIIPYRGSWIDFEFDNKDVMHVRIDKKRKIIVTTLLKALGYTDKDILEAFYETEKVFINDEGMFIEFDPEKVLGRRFSLDIKDEFGEIIVKANHKITKAARRRLVNAGIKFIPVTFDDISDTFIAEDIINEDGEIIAEVNQKITEELLDQIKAEGINEFETLYIDRSTYDSVIRDILEIDKTSNREEALLEIYKKMRPGEPASIETAEAFFENLFFNPKRYDLSKVGRLKINKRLGLDLPLEHTVLTKEDILETVKTLDKIRRGLDTIDDIDHLGHRRVRAVGEQLQNFIRIGLTRMEKTVRERMSIQDVDELTPQDLLNAKPLSATIKEFFGSYQLSQFMDQTNPLSEITHKRRLSALGPGGLNRERAGFEVRDVHTSHYGRICPIETPEGPNIGLITSLTTYARVNEFGFIETPYRKVVDGKVTDEVVYLSAIEEEEYYIAQANAPLNEDGTFVREYVAARHKGEFVTVPASSIQYMDVAPMQIVSVSSSLIPFLEHDDANRALMGSNMQRQAVPLVRTDAPIVGTGMERKVAVDSGAVVVAKNAGIVEYVDARKIVIRYEKGDNDFGIDTYELIKYKRSNQDTCINYKPIVKKGQYVDKGQVIADGPATDRGDLALGRNVVVAFMPWMGYNYEDSILVNERLVKEDAFTSIHVEIFEIEARDTKLGPEEITRDIPNVSDEALKDLDESGIIRIGAYVKEGDILVGKVTPKGESQTTPEEKLLRAIFGEKAGDVKDASLRVPPGIRGTVIDVQVLTRRGVEKDERTELIESSEYEAIKRDYEQEVAIIEEGRKQKIIKLLTGKKLIEDFVGDDITLKEGTILTEDILKSLDYTSLSMLPIENKAEFDEKLSQLNLIYFDRIKRAEEKFKDRKKKIEKGDELPAGVLKQVRVYVAIKRKLMVGDKMAGRHGNKGVISRILPEEDMPYLPDGTPVDIVLNPLGVPSRMNVGQILETHLGIAAKALGLYIATPVFDGAKESDIKEMLRKAGLQEDGQTVLYDGRTGEPFDQEVTVGVMYMLKLHHLVETKIHARSTGPYSLVTQQPLGGKAQFGGQRLGEMEVWALEGYGAAYLLQEMLTVKSDDVEGRTKVYEAIVNGNYSYKPGLPESFNVLIKELQGLALDVELIKSEDLEKESNE
- the rplL gene encoding 50S ribosomal protein L7/L12, with the protein product MSITKEQVIEFIENMSVLELAEFVKELEEKFGVSAAAPVAMVAGVPGAAGGAEAAAEEKTEFDVILQSAGDKKVQVIKVVREITGLGLKEAKALVDGAPKPVKEGVSKEEAEQIKTKLEEAGATVEIK
- the rplJ gene encoding 50S ribosomal protein L10 — its product is MKKSDKIALVNDLTEKVSKANALYLANYKGLTYNELNTIRQALKVQGNDFRVVKNRLLKIALKNNNIENLDALLVDQTAVAIIFDEPTTAAKEFKKFDKEFKSFEIKGGYIDGQALSKEEVIALADIPSREELLAKMLGSMSAPARNFVSLLANIPRSLLNVLNAIKEKKENN
- the rplA gene encoding 50S ribosomal protein L1: MPRRGKKYLEALKQVDKDKAYDLREAIDLAKKIAFANFDETVDVAVKLGVDPRHADQMVRGSVSLPHGTGKQVKVLVFAKGEKAKEAEEAGADFVGDEDLAKKIQEGWLDFDKAVATPDMMPVVGKLGRILGPRGLMPNPKIGTVTNNVKEIVQQLKAGMIEYRVDKAGIVHAPVGKKSFDTEKLLENIITLMDSLIKAKPASAKGQYVRGMYISTTMGPGIKVDHQKVVNEL
- the rplK gene encoding 50S ribosomal protein L11 — protein: MAKKVLGQIKLQIPAGKANPSPPVGPALGQRGVNIMEFCKAFNAATQNMGDVTVPVIITVYEDRSFTFITKTPPVSELIKKELKVEKGSSNPKRDKIGKLTKEQLRKIAEIKLPDLNTKDIEKAMKIVAGSARSMGVETEL
- the nusG gene encoding transcription termination/antitermination protein NusG, yielding MAKQWYVVHTYSGFEKRVKQLLEEKVKNLGIEDQIDEVLIPTEDVIELKKGKKKVSKKRTFPGYILVHMEMNTKNWHIVKSVPKVTGFVGGINPVPIPEQDVKAMLDLVKAQAPRLASKFIKGDKVEVIDGPFQGFTGVIEEVNPEKEKVKVIVSIFGRQTPIELDFLQVKRIG
- the secE gene encoding preprotein translocase subunit SecE, translated to MEKLKKFIQEVKEELKKVVWPTKNETIQITVVVVVMVILVSAFLGVVDVALSKIVKMIVG
- the rpmG gene encoding 50S ribosomal protein L33, whose translation is MREIITLACTECKNRNYTTTKNKKTMQGKLELKKYCKHCRKHTLHKETK
- the tuf gene encoding elongation factor Tu, which produces MAKAKFERKKPHVNVGTIGHVDHGKTTLTAAITRVLSTKGFAEFTDYDNIDKAPEERERGITIATAHVEYESETRHYAHVDCPGHADYVKNMITGAAQMDGAILVVSAADGPMPQTREHILLARQVGVPYIVVFMNKVDMVDDEELLELVELEVRDLLSTYEFPGDEVPVIKGSALKALENPEDEKWAQPIWDLIKAMDEYIPLPERDIDKPFLMPIEDVFSISGRGTVVTGRVERGKVKVGDEVEIVGLRETQKTVVTGVEMFRKILDEGVAGDNIGVLLRGIKKDEVERGQVLAEPGSITPHRKFKCEAYILTKEEGGRHTPFFSGYRPQFYFRTTDVTGVITLPEGVEMVMPGDNISCEVELIQPIAMEQGLRFAIREGGRTVGAGVVTEIIE
- a CDS encoding universal stress protein, which translates into the protein MVDIKKILCPVDFSETSRFALRYAIDFARVFDAELEIFHVIFDETQIVAFYLPQVTFQNFDKELEEAAKKEMDKLIDDFSALNEIKYSTKFAKGTPFLEIINEAKENKFDMIVIGTHGRSGLEHVLFGSTAEKVVRKSPCPVFSVRLKEHKFVMP